In Fundidesulfovibrio magnetotacticus, the following proteins share a genomic window:
- a CDS encoding glycosyltransferase family 4 protein: MNLPKIAYVLLWFPLSSETFIFREVRALRRLGLHVLAYSLYGKKLRNLSPEMIDYSYGVRRMGLFALPLILRDVLWWNKRRPGVFRDLARRMLLRRWCSLEVTAESLWAFLAGFRLARLLQRDAVDHIHAPWAGGPATAAWVASQLTGVPYSMAGRAGDIYPPDGALAEKIRDALFVRVNNLANKGYLASQAPGHEDKIHLVYNSLTFRDHGLAAADMTPPCKLLAVGRFARTKGFDVLLRACALLKRQGFPFRLTLVGSGFQDPLLKALRKRLGLEDAVCMPGFLSHDETAWLMASQDIMVVPSVVHASGDRDGIPNVIMEALSRRLPVVATDVCGIPEVIRHGETGLIAPQRDPEGLAEAIRAMAADRDGALAMAEAGQRLVREMFDPEVNAHSLYELFRAHTSPPAGQEP; encoded by the coding sequence TTGAATCTGCCCAAAATCGCCTACGTCCTGCTCTGGTTCCCCCTCTCCTCGGAGACCTTCATCTTCCGGGAAGTCCGGGCGTTGCGCCGCCTGGGACTGCACGTGCTGGCCTACAGTCTCTACGGCAAGAAGCTCCGGAACCTCTCCCCCGAAATGATCGACTATTCCTACGGCGTACGCCGCATGGGCCTCTTCGCCCTACCGCTCATCCTGCGCGACGTGCTCTGGTGGAACAAGCGCCGCCCGGGCGTGTTCAGGGACCTGGCCCGGCGCATGCTCCTGCGCCGCTGGTGCAGCCTGGAGGTGACGGCCGAGAGCCTCTGGGCCTTCCTGGCGGGATTCCGCCTGGCCCGGCTTCTCCAGCGCGACGCAGTGGACCACATCCACGCCCCCTGGGCTGGCGGCCCAGCCACCGCCGCATGGGTGGCCTCGCAGCTCACGGGCGTGCCCTATTCCATGGCCGGACGCGCGGGAGACATCTACCCCCCCGACGGCGCGCTGGCCGAAAAAATTCGCGACGCGCTCTTCGTGCGCGTGAACAACCTGGCCAACAAGGGCTACCTGGCCTCCCAGGCCCCGGGCCACGAGGACAAGATCCACCTCGTCTACAACAGCCTCACCTTCAGGGACCACGGCCTAGCTGCCGCGGACATGACGCCGCCCTGCAAGCTCCTGGCCGTGGGCCGCTTCGCGCGCACCAAGGGCTTCGACGTGCTCCTGCGCGCCTGCGCCCTGCTCAAGCGCCAGGGCTTCCCCTTTCGGCTCACCCTGGTGGGCTCCGGCTTCCAGGACCCCCTGCTCAAGGCCCTGCGCAAGCGCCTTGGCCTGGAGGACGCGGTGTGCATGCCGGGCTTCCTCTCCCACGACGAGACCGCCTGGCTCATGGCCTCCCAGGACATCATGGTGGTGCCCAGCGTCGTGCACGCCTCGGGCGACCGCGACGGCATCCCCAACGTGATCATGGAGGCCCTCTCCCGCCGACTCCCCGTGGTGGCCACGGACGTCTGCGGCATCCCGGAAGTGATCCGTCACGGCGAGACCGGTCTCATCGCCCCCCAGCGCGACCCCGAGGGCCTGGCCGAAGCCATCCGCGCCATGGCCGCCGACCGCGACGGCGCGTTGGCCATGGCCGAAGCCGGACAACGCCTCGTGCGCGAAATGTTCGATCCCGAGGTCAACGCCCACAGCCTCTACGAGCTCTTCCGCGCCCACACCAGCCCGCCTGCCGGGCAGGAGCCCTAG